A window of the Synechococcus sp. JA-3-3Ab genome harbors these coding sequences:
- a CDS encoding c-type cytochrome, with the protein MRIIKFFLLLLLVGAAVFWGPQVASAEPDLALGAKVFQAKCVGCHLNGRNTLVAAKNLSLAALHEYHVDTPELIQAQVRNGKGAMPAFGKLLKPEEIEAVAAYVLDRAEHNWSKG; encoded by the coding sequence ATGCGGATCATCAAGTTTTTCTTGCTCCTTTTGCTGGTCGGCGCCGCCGTCTTCTGGGGCCCGCAGGTGGCTTCTGCGGAACCGGATTTGGCTTTGGGTGCCAAGGTCTTTCAGGCCAAGTGTGTGGGCTGTCACTTGAACGGTCGCAACACTCTGGTGGCGGCGAAAAACCTTTCCCTGGCTGCCCTGCACGAGTACCACGTGGATACCCCTGAGCTGATCCAAGCCCAGGTGCGCAACGGCAAAGGGGCCATGCCCGCTTTTGGCAAGCTCCTCAAACCAGAAGAAATCGAAGCCGTGGCCGCCTATGTTCTCGACCGGGCTGAGCACAACTGGAGCAAAGGCTGA
- a CDS encoding YcnI family protein — MSFLPLSSAWAHVTVHPQEAPAGSYTKLTFRVPHGCDGSPTKRLRVQIPEGFVSVKPMVHPLWNIETVKRPLKTPYESHGKMITETVAEVIWSGGSLPDDLMDEFSIRAKLPDRPGEVIPIPVIQECEKGVHRWIQVAQPGEDPKSLPEPAPLLKLTGGGGGQGHGHGSR; from the coding sequence ATGAGCTTTTTGCCTCTTTCTTCTGCCTGGGCTCATGTTACCGTCCATCCCCAAGAAGCCCCGGCAGGCAGCTACACCAAGCTCACCTTTCGCGTACCCCATGGATGTGATGGCTCCCCAACCAAGCGCTTGCGGGTGCAGATCCCAGAGGGATTTGTTTCCGTGAAGCCGATGGTGCACCCTCTGTGGAACATCGAGACGGTCAAAAGGCCGCTGAAGACCCCATACGAGTCCCACGGGAAGATGATCACCGAAACGGTTGCCGAAGTGATCTGGAGTGGCGGCTCGCTGCCCGATGACCTCATGGATGAGTTCAGCATCCGCGCCAAGCTGCCGGATCGGCCCGGCGAGGTCATCCCCATCCCGGTGATCCAGGAGTGCGAAAAAGGTGTGCACCGCTGGATCCAGGTGGCGCAGCCGGGCGAGGATCCCAAGAGCTTGCCGGAGCCGGCCCCGCTGCTGAAGCTGACAGGTGGAGGTGGTGGACAGGGTCATGGTCACGGCAGCCGGTAG
- a CDS encoding copper resistance CopC/CopD family protein: MSRPRRVFAWIWAGILGLSLWTAGIPPAFAHASLLSTFPEDGAVLQEAPTQVRLVFNEPVQLTQLQVLDGNGQVLPLENLVSRGEAPQGDLPRGIPAGVYLVSWRAISADSHPVSGSFVFQVGTADPELVQAVRAAQVRKRDPLHWPLVGVRWGIYLGSLFVVGVLGWWRLVRGRSSVLGANGIELSDKAWAFVAAWLTLSLTLVAFGLHLAQLYPYLNGQKLLSVMLSPYGWGTGLRLVGLGILIWACEGGPRWANGLGSVAVIGSFLPIGHALTSEYPAGTMALLGLHLAGSAFWLGGLWGVERLLSRLRQRDGVLEWTSQSAGVIQRFSDVATWAVPGLVLAGVGMGGIHRGWDWEHPYGQYLWAKLLLVLMIVGLGAHNKLRLLPALREGVWSAGRSLRQIVRLELVGLVLVLALTSFLVAQAPPGQGAGPACQETLSWPEGSLRLQILPCRPGNNRIQVEVKGIPAQELSLEFDLPARGIPPLRRQALPREPGQFEVEDVLLPLAGEWQLKVRLLVSDFEERREQVRLRVEDR; this comes from the coding sequence ATGTCTCGCCCTAGAAGGGTTTTTGCCTGGATTTGGGCTGGGATCCTCGGCCTCTCGCTGTGGACGGCTGGGATCCCGCCCGCTTTTGCCCATGCCAGCTTGCTCTCCACTTTCCCGGAAGATGGAGCGGTGCTCCAGGAAGCGCCGACGCAAGTGCGGCTGGTTTTCAATGAGCCGGTGCAGCTTACGCAGCTCCAGGTTTTGGACGGAAATGGACAGGTATTGCCCCTGGAAAACCTGGTGAGCAGAGGCGAGGCACCTCAGGGGGATTTGCCCCGGGGGATCCCAGCGGGGGTTTACCTTGTCAGTTGGCGGGCCATTTCCGCTGATTCCCATCCGGTGAGTGGCTCGTTTGTCTTCCAGGTGGGGACTGCAGATCCAGAGCTAGTTCAAGCGGTGAGGGCGGCCCAGGTTCGAAAAAGGGATCCCCTGCATTGGCCGCTGGTAGGTGTGCGCTGGGGGATCTACCTGGGCAGCCTGTTTGTTGTCGGCGTGCTGGGCTGGTGGCGGCTGGTGCGGGGGCGTTCGAGCGTTTTGGGGGCAAATGGAATAGAGCTCTCGGATAAGGCCTGGGCTTTCGTGGCAGCTTGGCTGACCCTGAGTTTGACTCTGGTGGCCTTCGGTTTGCACTTGGCTCAGCTTTACCCCTACCTCAATGGGCAAAAGCTGCTGAGTGTGATGCTTTCTCCCTATGGCTGGGGTACGGGGCTGCGGCTGGTGGGGCTGGGGATCCTGATCTGGGCCTGCGAGGGCGGGCCCCGCTGGGCCAACGGCTTGGGGTCGGTGGCGGTGATAGGGTCGTTTTTGCCCATCGGCCATGCCCTCACCAGCGAGTATCCAGCAGGGACGATGGCCCTCTTGGGGCTGCACCTGGCCGGCTCGGCTTTTTGGTTGGGGGGGCTGTGGGGGGTGGAGCGCCTGTTGAGCCGATTGCGCCAGCGGGACGGAGTCCTTGAATGGACTTCCCAATCGGCAGGTGTCATCCAACGATTTTCCGATGTGGCCACCTGGGCTGTGCCGGGGCTGGTGCTGGCGGGAGTGGGGATGGGCGGGATCCACCGCGGCTGGGACTGGGAGCACCCCTACGGGCAGTACCTCTGGGCGAAGCTGTTGCTGGTGCTGATGATCGTGGGTTTGGGCGCCCACAACAAGTTGCGGCTGCTGCCGGCGTTGCGAGAGGGGGTTTGGTCGGCGGGCCGATCCCTGCGCCAAATTGTCCGCCTGGAGTTGGTGGGGCTAGTTCTGGTGCTGGCCTTGACCAGCTTTCTGGTGGCCCAAGCCCCTCCTGGCCAAGGAGCGGGACCGGCTTGCCAAGAGACATTGAGCTGGCCGGAAGGCAGCCTCCGCCTGCAGATCCTGCCCTGCCGCCCTGGCAACAACCGCATCCAAGTGGAAGTTAAGGGGATCCCCGCCCAGGAGCTGAGCCTGGAGTTTGACCTCCCCGCACGTGGGATCCCGCCTCTGCGCCGCCAGGCGCTGCCAAGAGAACCTGGCCAGTTTGAGGTGGAAGATGTCCTCTTGCCCTTAGCGGGAGAATGGCAGCTCAAGGTAAGGCTGCTGGTGAGCGACTTCGAGGAGCGACGGGAGCAAGTTAGGCTCAGGGTAGAGGATCGCTAA
- a CDS encoding serine/threonine-protein kinase, translating to MDDKVKPGAILRGRYEILGLLGQGGFGVTYKAVDRDTFNTPCVVKRLRPLSTDPYTLATARKLLEREAKVLNRLNNYDRVPRLLAHFEQDQEFYLVEEFIAGHDLTHELVDGKPLSEPEVVQLLWEVLEILRHVHAHQILHRDIKPANLMRRDFDGKLVLIDFGAVKEVGRLVSHAPGQTQVATVIGSVGYIAPEQLGGKPQPCSDIYSVGVLAIQALTGRPPTKIRDDPRTGQLLWRDLVPVSKELAEIVDRMICPRWQERFQSAAEVMEALRPLLPTPPEGVAPALSQLSVDQLLAMRLVTRGQEKARQGDLQGAIADYTLAIQLDPQNGRAHSQRGSVRYKTGDWAGAVEDFTRAIQLGGGDARTYFNRGIARYRLGNYEGAVADYTHALRLDPHWALAYYSRGNAYRQLDQPQQAIEDYSRALELNPEEVRAYFNRGVVRGQLGDAQGAVADFSEVLRRDPQDTEAYFNRGVARAQLLDFQGAIEDYTQALQLDPGHPKACYRRGLARQALGDLQGAITDFSQAIALRATQGEEPSGAVAAAQAELYLQRAVAYLSNNALEAALADCEQALRLNPALALAHFYRGLARQGLGDPAGALADFNRALELDPRLAKAYLKRGIAHLELGHLEAALADLNQAIALDASDVGARSSRGQVHRLLGDPLAALQDYTAALERDPRNPQLYFDRGQIYFEQEDWAAACEDFSQALQWAGQPGGPHGLDLMARIHLYRGMARQRLEDWQGALADFTALIQEQPQASQGFALRAAVHLVLGDEEAALADLDRAIGCNRDWGLADAALAYRQRGDLHRQANRLQQAIADYTQVLALNPQERHALLWRALLWDQAGEIERALADYTQLLQLEPDPQTRLWALNNRGWAYAQQGDFAAAIRDYTQVLERDPSHIKAHCNRALARAAVGDWQGACQDFQTALQLQGYEGRLWEEETHSLGSS from the coding sequence ATGGACGACAAGGTTAAGCCGGGAGCCATTCTGCGGGGACGCTACGAAATCCTCGGCCTTCTGGGGCAAGGAGGGTTTGGGGTTACCTACAAGGCGGTGGATCGCGACACTTTCAACACTCCCTGCGTGGTCAAGCGCCTGCGCCCGCTCTCGACGGATCCCTACACCCTGGCCACGGCGCGCAAGCTGTTGGAACGGGAGGCCAAGGTTCTCAACCGGCTCAACAACTACGACCGGGTACCTCGCCTCTTGGCCCACTTCGAGCAGGATCAGGAGTTCTATTTAGTCGAGGAGTTCATTGCCGGGCACGACCTCACCCACGAGCTGGTAGACGGCAAGCCGCTCAGCGAGCCAGAGGTCGTGCAACTCCTGTGGGAAGTTCTCGAGATCCTGCGCCATGTCCACGCCCACCAGATCCTGCACCGGGACATCAAGCCGGCCAACCTGATGCGCCGCGACTTCGACGGCAAGTTGGTGTTGATTGACTTTGGGGCGGTGAAGGAGGTGGGGAGATTGGTTAGCCACGCCCCCGGTCAAACCCAGGTGGCGACGGTAATCGGCTCGGTGGGCTACATAGCCCCAGAACAGCTTGGCGGCAAGCCCCAACCCTGCAGCGATATCTACTCGGTGGGGGTGCTGGCCATCCAAGCGTTGACTGGCCGTCCCCCCACCAAGATCCGGGACGATCCCCGCACCGGCCAGCTGCTTTGGCGGGATCTGGTGCCAGTTAGCAAGGAGCTGGCCGAGATTGTAGATCGCATGATCTGTCCCCGCTGGCAGGAGCGCTTCCAGTCGGCGGCTGAGGTGATGGAGGCGCTGCGGCCTCTCCTGCCTACCCCCCCCGAAGGTGTAGCGCCTGCTCTTTCCCAGCTTTCGGTGGATCAACTCTTGGCGATGCGCTTGGTAACCCGCGGCCAGGAAAAAGCTCGCCAAGGGGATCTGCAGGGAGCAATTGCCGACTACACCCTGGCCATTCAACTGGATCCCCAGAATGGCCGCGCCCACAGCCAGCGGGGCAGCGTCCGCTACAAAACTGGCGACTGGGCAGGAGCGGTGGAAGATTTCACCCGCGCCATCCAACTGGGGGGAGGAGATGCCCGCACCTATTTCAACCGCGGCATCGCTCGCTATCGGCTGGGGAACTATGAGGGAGCAGTTGCTGATTACACGCACGCCCTCCGTCTCGACCCTCACTGGGCCCTGGCCTACTACAGCCGCGGCAATGCCTACCGGCAGCTCGATCAGCCGCAGCAAGCCATCGAGGACTATTCCCGCGCCCTTGAGCTCAACCCCGAGGAAGTACGGGCCTACTTTAACCGCGGCGTAGTGCGCGGCCAGTTGGGAGATGCGCAAGGGGCTGTAGCCGATTTTTCCGAGGTCCTCCGACGGGATCCCCAAGATACGGAAGCTTATTTCAACCGGGGCGTAGCACGGGCGCAGTTGCTGGACTTTCAGGGAGCCATTGAGGACTATACCCAGGCGCTGCAGTTGGATCCCGGCCACCCCAAGGCCTGTTACCGCCGCGGTCTAGCCCGGCAGGCGTTGGGGGATCTGCAAGGGGCCATTACTGATTTTTCCCAGGCCATTGCGCTGAGGGCTACGCAGGGGGAGGAGCCTTCGGGAGCCGTGGCGGCAGCTCAAGCGGAGCTCTATCTGCAGCGGGCTGTGGCCTACCTGAGCAACAACGCCCTGGAGGCAGCGCTGGCTGACTGCGAACAGGCGCTCCGCCTTAATCCTGCCCTGGCGCTAGCCCATTTCTACCGGGGGCTGGCCCGCCAGGGGTTGGGGGATCCGGCAGGCGCTTTGGCCGACTTCAACCGCGCCCTGGAGTTGGATCCCCGGCTGGCCAAGGCCTACCTCAAGCGTGGGATTGCCCATCTGGAGCTGGGTCACCTGGAAGCGGCTCTGGCAGACTTGAATCAGGCCATTGCTTTAGATGCCAGCGATGTCGGCGCCCGCAGCAGCCGCGGGCAGGTTCACCGGCTTTTGGGGGATCCCTTGGCGGCCCTGCAGGACTACACGGCTGCCCTGGAGCGGGATCCCCGCAACCCGCAGCTCTACTTCGACCGCGGCCAGATCTACTTTGAGCAAGAAGATTGGGCAGCAGCCTGTGAGGATTTCTCCCAGGCGCTGCAGTGGGCAGGCCAGCCGGGGGGCCCCCATGGGCTGGATCTGATGGCTCGTATCCACTTGTACCGGGGCATGGCGCGGCAGCGGCTGGAAGACTGGCAGGGAGCGCTGGCCGATTTCACGGCCTTGATCCAAGAGCAGCCGCAGGCTTCCCAGGGATTTGCCCTGCGGGCAGCGGTACACCTAGTCTTGGGAGACGAGGAGGCAGCGTTGGCTGATCTCGACCGGGCCATAGGCTGCAACCGCGACTGGGGGCTGGCGGATGCGGCGCTGGCCTACCGGCAGCGGGGGGATCTCCACCGCCAGGCCAACCGGCTGCAGCAGGCCATTGCCGACTACACCCAGGTCCTGGCCTTGAACCCGCAGGAGCGCCACGCCCTCCTCTGGCGGGCTCTCCTTTGGGATCAGGCGGGGGAAATAGAGAGGGCCCTGGCCGATTACACCCAGCTCCTGCAACTGGAGCCAGATCCGCAGACGCGCCTCTGGGCCTTGAACAACCGCGGCTGGGCCTACGCCCAACAGGGAGATTTTGCGGCAGCTATCCGCGACTACACGCAGGTTCTCGAACGGGATCCCAGCCACATCAAAGCCCACTGCAACCGTGCCCTAGCCCGCGCTGCCGTTGGTGACTGGCAAGGAGCCTGTCAGGACTTCCAAACTGCTCTCCAGTTGCAAGGATACGAGGGTCGCCTTTGGGAAGAAGAGACTCACTCCCTAGGCAGCTCTTAG
- a CDS encoding DUF4346 domain-containing protein produces the protein MSSFSSESLREQVRRIDDQLSRRSLELDPAGYFVIYVDRQQQLICAKYYSTVINERGLATDPETGAVIPARGPVNRSPQRVYVGRTAKELCVQIFEKESEKVVSQLSHAAYLGREFQKAEAALLSGEEYVQD, from the coding sequence ATGTCGTCTTTTTCCTCTGAGTCTCTGCGGGAGCAGGTGCGCCGCATCGATGACCAGCTTTCCCGCCGATCCCTGGAGCTAGACCCGGCAGGCTACTTTGTCATCTATGTGGATCGGCAGCAGCAGCTCATTTGCGCTAAGTACTACAGCACTGTGATCAACGAGCGGGGGCTGGCCACCGACCCGGAGACTGGAGCGGTGATCCCCGCGCGGGGGCCGGTCAATCGCTCCCCGCAGCGGGTGTACGTTGGCCGGACGGCCAAAGAGTTGTGCGTCCAGATTTTTGAAAAAGAAAGCGAAAAGGTCGTCTCTCAGCTCAGCCACGCCGCCTACCTGGGGCGGGAGTTTCAGAAGGCAGAGGCGGCCCTGCTCTCTGGCGAAGAGTACGTGCAGGACTAA
- a CDS encoding HD-GYP domain-containing protein, which produces MQSAQAERPVRVGIPEIAPFGEQEPAGHLLIVDDQPHSRLLLGDLLESIGYRVSEAENGQQALQMLPSLQPDLVLLDVMMPGLDGFEVCRRIKADEETRLIPVVLIAAASDRKNRLRGIEAGADDFLSKPFDESELLARVRSLVRQKHLNEDLDHAAQVLFAIARSVESRDPTTGDHCERLAALAKSFGEFLQLPRPLIKVLAWGGYLHDIGKVGIPDAILGKTGKHTPEEWEVMKSHVLIGEEICRPLRTMRDVLPLIRHHHERWDGSGYPDGLKGEAIPLVARVFQIVDIYDALTSERPYKRAFTVQEAMDILRQETTKGWRDPYLVERFFEFLRSRLPHLE; this is translated from the coding sequence ATGCAATCCGCCCAAGCTGAGAGGCCCGTGAGGGTTGGGATCCCTGAGATAGCACCTTTTGGAGAGCAGGAGCCGGCGGGCCATCTCCTCATCGTGGACGATCAGCCCCACAGTCGCCTGTTGCTGGGGGATCTGTTGGAGAGCATTGGTTATCGCGTCAGCGAGGCGGAAAACGGCCAGCAAGCCCTGCAGATGCTGCCAAGCTTGCAGCCGGATCTGGTCCTGTTGGATGTGATGATGCCGGGGTTGGACGGATTCGAGGTCTGTCGGCGCATCAAGGCTGATGAAGAGACACGCCTGATCCCGGTGGTGTTGATTGCAGCGGCCAGCGACCGCAAAAATCGCCTGCGCGGGATTGAGGCGGGGGCAGACGACTTCTTGAGCAAGCCCTTTGACGAGTCCGAGTTGCTGGCGCGGGTGCGCTCCCTCGTTCGCCAGAAGCATCTCAATGAAGACTTGGATCATGCCGCCCAGGTTTTATTTGCCATTGCCCGCAGTGTAGAAAGCCGGGATCCGACCACCGGGGATCACTGCGAGCGGCTGGCAGCCCTGGCCAAGAGCTTTGGCGAGTTTCTCCAGCTACCCCGTCCCCTGATCAAGGTGCTGGCCTGGGGAGGTTACCTGCACGACATCGGCAAAGTGGGCATACCCGACGCCATCTTGGGCAAAACGGGCAAGCACACGCCGGAAGAGTGGGAGGTGATGAAATCCCACGTCCTAATTGGAGAGGAAATCTGCCGCCCCTTGCGCACCATGAGGGATGTGCTGCCCCTTATCCGCCACCACCACGAGCGCTGGGACGGCAGCGGCTATCCCGACGGCCTCAAGGGAGAAGCAATCCCCCTGGTGGCCCGCGTCTTTCAGATTGTCGACATCTACGACGCCCTTACCTCGGAGCGGCCCTACAAGCGAGCCTTCACTGTCCAGGAGGCCATGGACATCCTGCGGCAAGAAACGACCAAGGGCTGGCGGGATCCCTACTTGGTGGAGCGTTTCTTTGAGTTTCTCAGGTCGCGGCTGCCCCATTTGGAGTAG
- a CDS encoding YlxR family protein, which yields MAGADPLRRCVGCRQLFPRSQLWRLVRQYDTHQVLLDQGMGRSAYLCRRLECLRAARRKHQMSRVLKAAVPDSLWQLLEQQLLRDSEAQSPPETSAPGASALDKT from the coding sequence TTGGCAGGGGCAGATCCGCTACGTCGCTGTGTCGGCTGTCGCCAACTGTTTCCCCGCTCCCAGTTGTGGCGGCTGGTTAGGCAATACGACACTCACCAGGTGCTTTTGGATCAGGGCATGGGGCGTTCTGCCTACCTCTGTCGCCGCCTCGAATGTCTGCGGGCGGCCCGGCGTAAGCACCAGATGAGCAGAGTCCTCAAGGCAGCAGTGCCCGACTCGCTGTGGCAACTGCTGGAGCAGCAACTGCTGCGCGATTCTGAGGCCCAGAGCCCCCCGGAAACATCAGCCCCGGGGGCAAGCGCTTTAGACAAAACCTAG
- the infB gene encoding translation initiation factor IF-2, protein MTDRVRLYEIAREMGCDNREVLEVCEQLGIPFKSHSSTISPEQAELVRSKLSEPRVVKPTRPRLRPKLQPESSQPQPPVEAKASERPQHIVGIRRPAPAQQQAAAGEASSSKPSPQRPDQLSSEKGAAGGSLELIGPPRRQVDPPARPAAQEPQPAAASTRPEAAAKAGSPEPSPAPAAKRPTVLPPPRRAASGPEPPQRAPESRRPGLAEAPSPSGARTSPPVEEKVSLPQAEQRPRPQLVGAPVRPGTRPEPRSPVAKKEESSDSGKADEAPRPQRRLELVGPPTRPVAKPLPPEPDASPRLPEGIPEERPTPVLAEAPVRPAAPKLKRKTVEEEDEELQALERRAGRTQAKRKRSRRREEGDGDVLDLDPLTVLSSVKQAELNALKPLARPTAKPPSYRPPAAAARPRPAAERPQRPSASAEATAPEAAAESLPEEKVLLLEGSLTVQELARRLRVAETEIIKTLFFKGVRVTINQVLDESLAESVAKELGYEVRRPEAEPKAKKTEILDLEDIDHLVPRPPVVTIMGHVDHGKTTLLDAIRHTNVAQREAGGITQRIGAYHVDVDFEGQKRRIVFLDTPGHQAFTAMRARGARVTDIAVLVVAADDGVQPQTLEALSHARAAQVPIIVAINKIDKPGSQPERVKQQLAEHGLLPEEWGGDTPMVEVSALTRRNLDALLEMILLVADVAELQANPNRPARGTVIEAHLDKARGPVATLLVQNGTLRVGDTLVAGAVLGRVKAMMDDRGQRLQEAGPSSAVQLLGLEEVPAAGDEFQVYADEKEARRIAEERAEALRQARLQQALLSRRVSLGSISAKAQEGQLKELNLIIKTDVQGSAEAIQTALQDLPQEEVRLRVLLAAPGEITETDVDLAAASDAIILGFNTSFAPGARQAADDKGVDVREYDIIYNLLDDLRAAMEGLLEPEEVEEPLGQAEVRKVIPISRGAVAGSYVLSGKVQRNALVRVRRKGEVVYQGRLDSLKRFKDDVREVAAGFECGIGIEKFDAWQEGDLIEVYQMVTKRRTLAPA, encoded by the coding sequence ATGACCGATAGAGTCCGACTTTACGAGATTGCCCGCGAAATGGGATGTGACAATCGCGAGGTGCTGGAGGTTTGTGAGCAGTTGGGGATCCCTTTCAAAAGCCATAGCAGCACCATTTCTCCAGAGCAAGCCGAGTTGGTGCGCAGCAAACTGAGTGAACCTCGCGTTGTGAAACCGACTCGTCCCCGGCTCCGGCCCAAGCTGCAACCTGAGAGCTCTCAACCGCAGCCTCCCGTCGAAGCCAAAGCAAGTGAGCGCCCTCAGCACATTGTCGGCATTCGCCGGCCCGCTCCTGCTCAACAGCAAGCTGCTGCTGGTGAGGCCAGTTCTTCCAAGCCTTCGCCGCAGCGACCCGACCAGCTCTCCTCTGAAAAAGGGGCTGCCGGTGGCAGCCTCGAATTGATAGGCCCGCCGCGGCGGCAAGTCGATCCGCCTGCGCGCCCGGCTGCCCAGGAGCCGCAGCCGGCAGCTGCTTCTACTCGCCCTGAGGCTGCCGCCAAAGCCGGCAGCCCCGAACCTAGCCCTGCTCCGGCGGCCAAGCGACCGACAGTGCTCCCCCCCCCTCGACGAGCCGCCTCTGGGCCCGAGCCGCCGCAACGGGCCCCTGAATCCCGTCGCCCTGGCCTTGCGGAGGCGCCCTCCCCCAGCGGCGCTCGTACCTCTCCTCCTGTCGAGGAAAAGGTTTCTCTCCCTCAAGCTGAACAGCGCCCGCGTCCGCAATTGGTGGGCGCGCCTGTCCGCCCTGGCACTCGTCCCGAGCCGCGCTCGCCGGTGGCCAAGAAGGAAGAGAGCTCCGACAGCGGCAAAGCTGACGAGGCTCCTCGTCCGCAGCGGCGGCTGGAATTGGTAGGGCCTCCTACCCGTCCTGTGGCTAAGCCTCTTCCCCCTGAGCCGGATGCTTCCCCTCGCTTGCCAGAAGGGATCCCTGAGGAACGCCCCACGCCGGTGTTGGCCGAAGCTCCCGTGCGGCCTGCTGCGCCCAAACTCAAGCGCAAGACGGTGGAAGAAGAGGACGAGGAACTACAAGCCCTCGAACGACGGGCCGGCCGCACCCAGGCCAAGCGCAAACGCAGCCGCAGAAGAGAGGAAGGAGACGGAGACGTTCTGGATTTGGATCCCTTGACCGTCCTCTCCAGCGTCAAGCAGGCGGAGCTGAACGCGCTCAAACCCTTGGCGCGCCCCACCGCCAAGCCCCCCTCCTATCGTCCGCCCGCGGCAGCAGCTCGCCCTCGCCCGGCTGCTGAGCGCCCCCAGCGGCCCTCGGCCTCCGCCGAAGCTACTGCTCCTGAGGCCGCAGCAGAATCCTTGCCAGAAGAGAAGGTATTGCTCCTGGAGGGCAGCCTCACCGTGCAAGAATTGGCCCGCCGCCTGCGGGTAGCCGAAACCGAGATCATCAAAACCCTCTTCTTTAAAGGAGTGAGGGTGACCATCAACCAGGTTTTGGACGAGTCGCTGGCCGAGTCGGTGGCCAAAGAGTTGGGCTACGAAGTACGTCGGCCCGAGGCAGAGCCCAAAGCCAAGAAAACCGAGATCCTCGATCTGGAGGACATCGACCATCTGGTGCCACGTCCGCCGGTGGTGACCATCATGGGCCACGTGGATCACGGCAAAACCACTCTGCTCGATGCCATCCGCCACACCAATGTGGCCCAGCGAGAAGCCGGCGGGATCACCCAGCGCATCGGCGCTTACCACGTGGACGTGGACTTCGAAGGCCAGAAGCGGCGCATTGTTTTCCTGGATACTCCCGGCCACCAGGCCTTTACCGCCATGCGCGCTCGCGGCGCCCGCGTCACCGACATTGCCGTTTTGGTGGTGGCTGCCGACGACGGGGTGCAGCCGCAGACGCTGGAGGCCCTCAGCCACGCTCGCGCAGCCCAGGTGCCGATCATCGTGGCCATCAACAAGATCGACAAGCCCGGCAGCCAGCCGGAGCGCGTCAAGCAGCAGTTGGCAGAGCACGGCCTGTTGCCGGAGGAGTGGGGCGGCGACACGCCCATGGTGGAGGTGAGCGCCCTCACTCGCCGCAACCTGGACGCGCTGCTGGAGATGATCCTGTTGGTGGCCGATGTGGCGGAGCTGCAGGCCAACCCCAACCGGCCTGCCCGCGGCACCGTGATCGAAGCCCACCTGGACAAGGCTCGCGGCCCGGTGGCTACTCTGTTGGTGCAAAACGGTACCCTGCGGGTGGGCGATACCCTGGTGGCCGGCGCCGTCTTGGGCCGGGTCAAGGCGATGATGGACGACCGCGGCCAACGGCTGCAGGAAGCGGGGCCCTCTTCGGCGGTGCAACTGTTGGGCCTGGAGGAGGTGCCCGCAGCGGGGGATGAGTTCCAGGTGTACGCCGACGAGAAAGAAGCCCGGCGGATTGCCGAGGAGCGAGCGGAAGCCCTGCGGCAAGCCCGTCTGCAACAGGCGCTGCTGTCGCGGCGGGTGAGTTTGGGCAGCATCTCTGCCAAGGCCCAGGAAGGCCAGCTCAAGGAGTTGAACTTGATCATCAAGACGGACGTGCAGGGATCCGCCGAGGCCATCCAGACGGCGCTGCAGGATCTGCCGCAAGAAGAAGTGCGCTTGCGAGTGCTTCTAGCAGCTCCTGGGGAGATCACCGAGACTGACGTGGATCTGGCAGCAGCCAGCGACGCCATTATTCTGGGTTTCAACACCAGCTTCGCCCCCGGCGCGCGGCAGGCTGCCGACGACAAGGGGGTGGATGTGCGCGAATACGACATCATCTACAACTTGCTGGACGATCTGCGGGCAGCGATGGAGGGCCTGCTGGAGCCGGAGGAGGTGGAGGAGCCGCTGGGCCAGGCGGAAGTGCGCAAAGTCATCCCCATCAGCCGCGGTGCGGTTGCCGGCAGCTACGTGCTCTCCGGCAAGGTGCAGCGCAACGCTCTGGTGCGGGTTCGCCGCAAAGGGGAGGTGGTCTACCAGGGCCGTCTCGATTCTCTGAAGCGCTTCAAGGACGACGTGCGGGAGGTGGCCGCCGGTTTCGAGTGCGGGATCGGCATCGAGAAGTTCGATGCCTGGCAAGAAGGGGACCTTATCGAGGTCTACCAGATGGTTACCAAGCGGCGGACGCTGGCTCCTGCCTAG